From the Anguilla anguilla isolate fAngAng1 chromosome 8, fAngAng1.pri, whole genome shotgun sequence genome, one window contains:
- the LOC118233042 gene encoding aquaporin-4-like isoform X3: protein MTESRASRLGKCLPSCDRDRMMAAFKGIWTKSFWRAVSGEFLATMIFVLLGLGSTIGWSAGEEKPPPADLVLISLCFGLTIATMVQCFGHISGAHINPAVTAAMVCARRLSLAKAVFYLAAQCLGAVAGAGILYLATPGSVRGALGVTTVNSNISVGQGFLVELLITFELVFTVFATCDPKRTDLSGSAGLAIGFAVAIGHMFAIPYTGASMNPARSFGPAVVTWSWKDQWVYWVGPILGGIMAAGLYEYLYCPDPELKSRFGGVFSKDASGKYREAEGLVEKVTAVHTVDLEKGEKKDSFKDPSSDVLSSVGRA, encoded by the exons ATGACTGAATCCCGGGCATCGAGGCTGGG GAAGTGTCTGCCTTCGTGTGACCGCGACCGCATGATGGCAGCGTTCAAGGGCATCTGGACCAAGAGTTTCTGGAGGGCGGTCTCCGGGGAGTTCCTGGCGACCATGATCTTCGTCCTCCTGGGCCTGGGCTCCACCATCGGCTGGTCGGCGGGCGAGGAGAAGCCGCCGCCCGCCGACCTGGTGCTCATCTCCCTGTGCTTCGGGCTGACCATCGCCACCATGGTGCAGTGCTTCGGCCACATCAGCGGCGCCCACATCAACCCCGCCGTCACGGCCGCCATGGTGTGCGCCCGCAGGCTCAGCCTGGCCAAGGCCGTCTTCTACCTGGCCGCCCAGTGCCTGGGGGCCGTCGCCGGCGCCGGCATCCTCTACCTGGCCACGCCCGGCAGCGTGAGAGGAGCCCTGGGCGTGACTACG GTCAACTCCAACATCTCGGTTGGCCAGGGCTTCTTGGTGGAGCTCCTGATCACGTTCGAGCTGGTCTTCACCGTCTTCGCCACCTGCGACCCCAAGCGCACCGACCTCAGCGGCTCGGCCGGCCTGGCCATCGGCTTCGCCGTGGCCATCGGGCACATGTTTGCG ATCCCTTACACTGGAGCCAGCATGAACCCCGCGCGCTCCTTTGGGCCCGCAGTCGTCACATGGAGCTGGAAAGACCAATGG GTGTACTGGGTGGGCCCCATCCTGGGTGGGATCATGGCCGCCGGCCTCTACGAGTACCTGTACTGCCCCGACCCAGAGCTGAAGAGCCGTTTCGGGGGAGTCTTCTCCAAGGACGCCTCCGGGAAATACAGAGAGGCCGAGGGCCTGGTGGAGAAGGTGACGGCGGTCCACACCGTGGACTTGGAGAAGGGGGAGAAGAAGGACTCCTTCAAAGACCCGTCCAGCGACGTCCTCTCATCG GTGGGGAGAGCCTAG
- the LOC118233042 gene encoding aquaporin-4-like isoform X2: MRGSSSVHRIPVLSSTLALCRSHPREACLKCLPSCDRDRMMAAFKGIWTKSFWRAVSGEFLATMIFVLLGLGSTIGWSAGEEKPPPADLVLISLCFGLTIATMVQCFGHISGAHINPAVTAAMVCARRLSLAKAVFYLAAQCLGAVAGAGILYLATPGSVRGALGVTTVNSNISVGQGFLVELLITFELVFTVFATCDPKRTDLSGSAGLAIGFAVAIGHMFAIPYTGASMNPARSFGPAVVTWSWKDQWVYWVGPILGGIMAAGLYEYLYCPDPELKSRFGGVFSKDASGKYREAEGLVEKVTAVHTVDLEKGEKKDSFKDPSSDVLSSV; this comes from the exons ATGCGTGGTTCATCGTCAGTCCACAGGATCCCGGTGCTCTCCTCCACACTTGCCCTGTGTAGATCTCACCCTCGTGAAGCTTGTTT GAAGTGTCTGCCTTCGTGTGACCGCGACCGCATGATGGCAGCGTTCAAGGGCATCTGGACCAAGAGTTTCTGGAGGGCGGTCTCCGGGGAGTTCCTGGCGACCATGATCTTCGTCCTCCTGGGCCTGGGCTCCACCATCGGCTGGTCGGCGGGCGAGGAGAAGCCGCCGCCCGCCGACCTGGTGCTCATCTCCCTGTGCTTCGGGCTGACCATCGCCACCATGGTGCAGTGCTTCGGCCACATCAGCGGCGCCCACATCAACCCCGCCGTCACGGCCGCCATGGTGTGCGCCCGCAGGCTCAGCCTGGCCAAGGCCGTCTTCTACCTGGCCGCCCAGTGCCTGGGGGCCGTCGCCGGCGCCGGCATCCTCTACCTGGCCACGCCCGGCAGCGTGAGAGGAGCCCTGGGCGTGACTACG GTCAACTCCAACATCTCGGTTGGCCAGGGCTTCTTGGTGGAGCTCCTGATCACGTTCGAGCTGGTCTTCACCGTCTTCGCCACCTGCGACCCCAAGCGCACCGACCTCAGCGGCTCGGCCGGCCTGGCCATCGGCTTCGCCGTGGCCATCGGGCACATGTTTGCG ATCCCTTACACTGGAGCCAGCATGAACCCCGCGCGCTCCTTTGGGCCCGCAGTCGTCACATGGAGCTGGAAAGACCAATGG GTGTACTGGGTGGGCCCCATCCTGGGTGGGATCATGGCCGCCGGCCTCTACGAGTACCTGTACTGCCCCGACCCAGAGCTGAAGAGCCGTTTCGGGGGAGTCTTCTCCAAGGACGCCTCCGGGAAATACAGAGAGGCCGAGGGCCTGGTGGAGAAGGTGACGGCGGTCCACACCGTGGACTTGGAGAAGGGGGAGAAGAAGGACTCCTTCAAAGACCCGTCCAGCGACGTCCTCTCATCGGTATGA
- the LOC118233042 gene encoding aquaporin-4-like isoform X1: protein MRGSSSVHRIPVLSSTLALCRSHPREACLKCLPSCDRDRMMAAFKGIWTKSFWRAVSGEFLATMIFVLLGLGSTIGWSAGEEKPPPADLVLISLCFGLTIATMVQCFGHISGAHINPAVTAAMVCARRLSLAKAVFYLAAQCLGAVAGAGILYLATPGSVRGALGVTTVNSNISVGQGFLVELLITFELVFTVFATCDPKRTDLSGSAGLAIGFAVAIGHMFAIPYTGASMNPARSFGPAVVTWSWKDQWVYWVGPILGGIMAAGLYEYLYCPDPELKSRFGGVFSKDASGKYREAEGLVEKVTAVHTVDLEKGEKKDSFKDPSSDVLSSVGRA, encoded by the exons ATGCGTGGTTCATCGTCAGTCCACAGGATCCCGGTGCTCTCCTCCACACTTGCCCTGTGTAGATCTCACCCTCGTGAAGCTTGTTT GAAGTGTCTGCCTTCGTGTGACCGCGACCGCATGATGGCAGCGTTCAAGGGCATCTGGACCAAGAGTTTCTGGAGGGCGGTCTCCGGGGAGTTCCTGGCGACCATGATCTTCGTCCTCCTGGGCCTGGGCTCCACCATCGGCTGGTCGGCGGGCGAGGAGAAGCCGCCGCCCGCCGACCTGGTGCTCATCTCCCTGTGCTTCGGGCTGACCATCGCCACCATGGTGCAGTGCTTCGGCCACATCAGCGGCGCCCACATCAACCCCGCCGTCACGGCCGCCATGGTGTGCGCCCGCAGGCTCAGCCTGGCCAAGGCCGTCTTCTACCTGGCCGCCCAGTGCCTGGGGGCCGTCGCCGGCGCCGGCATCCTCTACCTGGCCACGCCCGGCAGCGTGAGAGGAGCCCTGGGCGTGACTACG GTCAACTCCAACATCTCGGTTGGCCAGGGCTTCTTGGTGGAGCTCCTGATCACGTTCGAGCTGGTCTTCACCGTCTTCGCCACCTGCGACCCCAAGCGCACCGACCTCAGCGGCTCGGCCGGCCTGGCCATCGGCTTCGCCGTGGCCATCGGGCACATGTTTGCG ATCCCTTACACTGGAGCCAGCATGAACCCCGCGCGCTCCTTTGGGCCCGCAGTCGTCACATGGAGCTGGAAAGACCAATGG GTGTACTGGGTGGGCCCCATCCTGGGTGGGATCATGGCCGCCGGCCTCTACGAGTACCTGTACTGCCCCGACCCAGAGCTGAAGAGCCGTTTCGGGGGAGTCTTCTCCAAGGACGCCTCCGGGAAATACAGAGAGGCCGAGGGCCTGGTGGAGAAGGTGACGGCGGTCCACACCGTGGACTTGGAGAAGGGGGAGAAGAAGGACTCCTTCAAAGACCCGTCCAGCGACGTCCTCTCATCG GTGGGGAGAGCCTAG